One segment of Chroicocephalus ridibundus unplaced genomic scaffold, bChrRid1.1 SCAFFOLD_122, whole genome shotgun sequence DNA contains the following:
- the LOC134509178 gene encoding olfactory receptor 14A16-like, with protein sequence MSNGSSITHFLLLAFADTRELQLLHFCLFLAIYLAALLGNGLIITAIACDHRLHTPMYFFLLNLALLDLGAISTTLPKAMANSLWDTSAISYTGCVAQLFLFLTLMSAEFYLLTVMAYDRYVAICKPLHYGSLLGSRACVHMAAAAWGNGFLYAVLHTANTFSIPLCQGNGLDQFFCETPQILKLSCSQSDYLREAGLLVVSAFGFLGCFVFIAVSYVQIFRAVMRIPSQQGRQKAFSTCLPHLAVVSLFITTGVFSNLKPPSVSSSFLNLVVSFLYSVVPPAVNPLIYSMRNQELKDAL encoded by the coding sequence atgtccaacggcagctccatcacccacttcctcctgctggcattcgcagacacgcgggagctgcagctcttgcacttctgcctcttcctggccatctacctggctgccctcctgggcaatggcctcatcatcactgccatagcctgtgaccaccgcctccacacccccatgtacttcttcctcctcaacctcgccctcctcgacctgggtgccatctccaccactctgcccaaggccatggccaactccctctgggacaccagcgCCATCTCTTACACTGGATGTGTTGCacagctctttctgtttctcaccttgatgtcagcagagttttatcttctgacagtcatggcctatgaccgctacgttgccatctgcaaacccctgcactatgggtccctcctgggcagcagagcttgtgtccacatggcagcagctgcctggggcaatggctttctctatgctgtgctgcacacagctaatacattttcaatacctctctgccaagggaatggcctagaccagttcttctgtgaaactccccagatcctcaagctctcctgctcacaatcagactacctcagggaagctggccTTCTGGTGGTTAGTGCTTTTGGCTTtttgggatgttttgttttcattgcggtgtcctatgtgcagatcttcagggctgtgatgaggatcccctcacagcagggaagacagaaagccttttccacgtgcctccctcacctggccgtggtttCCCTCTTTATCACCACTGGGGTGTTTTCCAACCTGAAGCCGCCCTCCGTCTCCTCTTCATTCCTGAATctagtggtgtcatttctgtactcggtggtgcctccagcagtgaaccccctcatctacagcatgaggaaccaggagctcaaggatgccctg